In Triticum urartu cultivar G1812 chromosome 6, Tu2.1, whole genome shotgun sequence, the following proteins share a genomic window:
- the LOC125517484 gene encoding mast cell carboxypeptidase A isoform X2: protein MAPSAPPPPPPARRLVALALALALAALVSPASAARKIPASVTPISRDLYRPRRFIVFQSFGQHGRELITSELALSLLYILTEKRKIAGVDLSSFEKILEHLVIKVVPIENFNGRKRVEAGEICDRRNGRGVDLNRNWSVDWGKKEKDYNPFEEDPGTAPFSEPEAQIMQELSKSFKPHIWVNVHSGMEALFMPYDHKNTTPDGAPSHLMRSVLENVNHRNFQDSCLVGSGGGAVGYLAHGTTTDYLYDIAKVPMPFTFEIYGDEKASTDDCFKMFNPVDKITFDRVINKWCMAFLILFEEGLRTLPDDQVVSQGALDNWVPMGGEILERNMDQKSGGENGKLEGLDLGMQELKTYFRLFMLSTFLLMFMFCSRISKNRSRDSDEQSTA from the exons ATGGCGCCCTCcgcgcccccgcccccgccccccgcCCGCCGGCTCGTGGCCCTGGCCCTggccctcgccctcgccgcccTCGTTTCCCCCGCCTCCGCCGCCAGGAAGATCCCGGCCTCCGTCACCCCGATCTCGCGGGACCTCTACCGCCCCAG AAGGTTCATTGTCTTCCAGAGCTTTGGGCAGCATGGCAGAGAACTTATTACCTCTGAACTTGCATTAAGTCTGCTCTACATTTTGACGGAGAAGCGCAAAATTGCCGGTGTGGATCTATCATCCTTTGAGAAGATTCTGGAGCACCTTGTGATCAAA GTGGTGCCAATTGAAAATTTTAATGGCCGTAAGCGCGTTGAAGCAGGGGAGATTTGTGATAGGAGAAATG gaagaggagttgatcttAACAGAAATTGGAGCGTTGATtggggaaagaaggaaaag GATTATAACCCATTTGAGGAGGATCCTGGTACTGCTCCTTTCAGTGAACCTGAGGCCCAGATCATGCAAGAACTATCCAAGTCATTTAAACCGCATATCTGGGTGAATGTGCATTCTGGAATGGAG GCATTATTTATGCCATATGACCACAAGAATACTACACCAGATGGAGCGCCTTCTCACTTGATGAGGTCAGTTTTAGAGAATGTGAACCATCGCAATTTCCAAGACAGCTGCCTAGTTGGATCAGGTGGTGGAGCTGTAGG GTACCTTGCACATGGGACTACAACTGATTATCTGTATGACATTGCGAAGGTGCCAATGCCTTTCACATTTGAG ATATATGGAGACGAGAAAGCATCCACCGATGACTGCTTCAAAATGTTCAACCCTGTTGACAAGATAACATTTGAT AGAGTCATTAACAAGTGGTGCATGGCGTTTCTCATACTTTTCGAGGAAGGGCTGCGAACCCTACCCGACGATCAAGTAGTATCCCAAGGAGCACTGGATAACTGGGTCCCTATGGGAGGAGAGATTTTGGAGAGAAATATGGACCAAAAGAGCGGCGGTGAAAATGGGAAACTTGAAGGCCTTGACCTCGGAATGCAGGAGCTAAAAACCTACTTTAGGTTATTTATGCTATCGACTTTCCTGCTGATGTTCATGTTCTGCTCGAGGATATCAAAAAACAGGAGCAGAGACTCAG ATGAACAAAGTACAGCATGA
- the LOC125517484 gene encoding zinc carboxypeptidase isoform X1 codes for MAPSAPPPPPPARRLVALALALALAALVSPASAARKIPASVTPISRDLYRPSDTLLSEIKALVARNPDRLTMDTVRASNKGYSAEMLVVTFNHVKKTVHDGSKIKILLSFGQHGRELITSELALSLLYILTEKRKIAGVDLSSFEKILEHLVIKVVPIENFNGRKRVEAGEICDRRNGRGVDLNRNWSVDWGKKEKDYNPFEEDPGTAPFSEPEAQIMQELSKSFKPHIWVNVHSGMEALFMPYDHKNTTPDGAPSHLMRSVLENVNHRNFQDSCLVGSGGGAVGYLAHGTTTDYLYDIAKVPMPFTFEIYGDEKASTDDCFKMFNPVDKITFDRVINKWCMAFLILFEEGLRTLPDDQVVSQGALDNWVPMGGEILERNMDQKSGGENGKLEGLDLGMQELKTYFRLFMLSTFLLMFMFCSRISKNRSRDSDEQSTA; via the exons ATGGCGCCCTCcgcgcccccgcccccgccccccgcCCGCCGGCTCGTGGCCCTGGCCCTggccctcgccctcgccgcccTCGTTTCCCCCGCCTCCGCCGCCAGGAAGATCCCGGCCTCCGTCACCCCGATCTCGCGGGACCTCTACCGCCCCAG TGATACCCTTCTGAGTGAGATCAAGGCCCTCGTTGCTCGGAATCCGGATAGGTTGACC ATGGATACAGTAAGAGCTAGTAACAAAGGGTATTCTGCGGAGATGCTCGTTGTTACTTTTAATCATGTGAAGAAAACCGTACATGATGGCTCGAAGATTAAAATCCTTCTG AGCTTTGGGCAGCATGGCAGAGAACTTATTACCTCTGAACTTGCATTAAGTCTGCTCTACATTTTGACGGAGAAGCGCAAAATTGCCGGTGTGGATCTATCATCCTTTGAGAAGATTCTGGAGCACCTTGTGATCAAA GTGGTGCCAATTGAAAATTTTAATGGCCGTAAGCGCGTTGAAGCAGGGGAGATTTGTGATAGGAGAAATG gaagaggagttgatcttAACAGAAATTGGAGCGTTGATtggggaaagaaggaaaag GATTATAACCCATTTGAGGAGGATCCTGGTACTGCTCCTTTCAGTGAACCTGAGGCCCAGATCATGCAAGAACTATCCAAGTCATTTAAACCGCATATCTGGGTGAATGTGCATTCTGGAATGGAG GCATTATTTATGCCATATGACCACAAGAATACTACACCAGATGGAGCGCCTTCTCACTTGATGAGGTCAGTTTTAGAGAATGTGAACCATCGCAATTTCCAAGACAGCTGCCTAGTTGGATCAGGTGGTGGAGCTGTAGG GTACCTTGCACATGGGACTACAACTGATTATCTGTATGACATTGCGAAGGTGCCAATGCCTTTCACATTTGAG ATATATGGAGACGAGAAAGCATCCACCGATGACTGCTTCAAAATGTTCAACCCTGTTGACAAGATAACATTTGAT AGAGTCATTAACAAGTGGTGCATGGCGTTTCTCATACTTTTCGAGGAAGGGCTGCGAACCCTACCCGACGATCAAGTAGTATCCCAAGGAGCACTGGATAACTGGGTCCCTATGGGAGGAGAGATTTTGGAGAGAAATATGGACCAAAAGAGCGGCGGTGAAAATGGGAAACTTGAAGGCCTTGACCTCGGAATGCAGGAGCTAAAAACCTACTTTAGGTTATTTATGCTATCGACTTTCCTGCTGATGTTCATGTTCTGCTCGAGGATATCAAAAAACAGGAGCAGAGACTCAG ATGAACAAAGTACAGCATGA
- the LOC125517485 gene encoding syntaxin-51-like: protein MASSADPWVREYGEAARLADDVASMVADRAALPQSGPEVMRHTSAIRRKITILGTRLDSLEGMLARLPPKSITDKELNKRRDTLSNLKSRAKQMAESFNMSTFANREDLLGQSKKAADDMSRVAGLDNQGIVGLQRQIMKEQDEGLEKLEQTVLSTKHIALAVNEELDLHARLIDDLDDHVDGTNSRLQRVQKRLAVLNKRAKGGCSCMSMLLSTVGIVMLVVIVWLLIKYL, encoded by the exons ATGGCGTCGTCCGCGGATCCGTGGGTGCGGGAGtacggcgaggcggcgcggctgGCCGACGACGTCGCCTCCATGGTCGCCGACCGTGCGGCGCTCCCGCAGTCCGGGCCCGAGGTCATGCGCCACACCTCCGCCATCCGCCGCAAGATCACCATCCTCGGGACCAGGCTGGACAGCCTCGAGGGGATGCTGGCCAGGCTTCCCCCCAAATCCAT CACGGACAAGGAGCTGAATAAGCGCCGAGACACGCTTTCAAATTTGAAATCTAGAGCAAAACAGATGGCAGAGAGTTTCAACATGTCGACCTTTGCCAACAG GGAGGATTTGCTTGGTCAGAGTAAGAAAGCTGCTGATGACATGAGCAGAGTAGCCGGGTTGGATAACCAAGGGATTGTTGGCCTTCAGAGGCAAATCATGAAAG AACAAGATGAGGGTCTTGAGAAGCTGGAACAGACGGTGCTGAGCACAAAACATATTGCGTTAGCAGTCAATGAGGAACTTGACCTGCACGCAAGACTGATT GATGACCTAGATGATCATGTGGATGGTACAAACTCGCGTCTTCAG CGAGTGCAAAAGAGGCTTGCGGTCCTGAACAAGCGCGCCAAGGGCGGCTGCTCCTGCATGTCCATGCTGCTGTCCACCGTCGGTATAGTGATGCTTGTGGTTATTGTCTGGCTCCTCATCAAGTATCTGTAA